A segment of the Aureliella helgolandensis genome:
ATCTCGCATCTCAACACTGTGGAGGAGTGCCGCTCATGGCGACGGCTACGAAGAAAAAAGAAGCTACCAAGATTAAGTTGCAGCCGCTGGGTGATCGACTAGTCGTACAACGTGAAGAGTCGCAAGAGCGCACCGAGGGCGGTATTTACCTGCCTGACAGCGCTAAAGACAAGCCGACTCGCGGTACGGTAGTCAGTATTGGCGACGGAAAGCTCCTGGACGACGGTAGCCGTGGTGCAATGCAAGTCAAAGTTGGCGACGTCGTACTTTTCACTAGCTACGCTGGTGAGAACATCGAAATTGGTGACGTCGAGTACGTATTGATGGGCGAGAGCGAAGTCCTAGCCGTCCTCGAATAGTCCACTCACCCCACCAAAATAGCTGCGGATGAAGAGGCGTTTTGCCCGGCCGTCCGACAATACTCAATCCACTGGAGATTAGATACAAATGGCAAAGATTATTGCTTTTGACCAAGAGGCTCGCGAAGCCATTCGTCGCGGTGTTTCGAAATTGGCTCGCGCCGTCAAGGTCACACTCGGTCCTAAGGGCCGCAACGTCATCCTTCAAAAGAGCTTCGGCAGCCCAACCGTTACTAAGGACGGTGTGACTGTCGCCAAGGAAATCGACCTGGAGGACGTCTATGAGAACATGGGCGCCCGCATGGTGCGTGAAGTTGCGAGCAAGACAAGTGACGTTGCTGGTGACGGAACAACCACCGCTACTGTCATGGCTGAAGCCATCTTCAACGAAGGGCTCAAGAGCGTCATCGCTGGAGTCAATCCCATCCAGATGAAGACTGGTATGGAGAAGGCTGTTTCGGATATCACCGACAAGCTGCACTCGATGGCCAAGAAGATTCGCGACAAGGCCGAAATGGCTGACGTGGCGACCATCGCCGCCAACAACGACCGCGAAATCGGCAATCTACTCGCCGATGCCATGGAAAACGTAGGCAAGGACGGCGTCGTAACTGTGGACGAAGGTAAGAGCCTTCACACAGAACTCGAATTCGTCGAAGGCATGCAGTTCGATCGCGGCTACCTATCTCCCTACTTCGTAACCGAAGCTGGCAGCATGGAAGTCGTCCTCGACGAACCCTACATCCTGGTCTTCGAAAAGAAGATCTCCAACATCAAGGACCTCGTACCTGTCCTTGAGAAGGTTGTTCAGCAAGGGAAGCCTCTGCTAATCATCGCCGAAGATGTCGACGGTGAAGCCCTGGCAACCCTGGTCATCAACCGCCTGCGTGGAACCCTCAACATCTGTGCGGTTAAGGCACCTGGTTATGGCGATCGCCGCAAGGCGATGATGGAAGACATTGCCATCCTCACCGGTGGTCAAGCGATCTTCGAAGCGCTCGGCACTAAGCTCGAGTCCATCGGCTTGGCAGAGCTCGGCCGCGCCAAGCGGATCATTATCGACAAAGACAACACCACCATCATCGAAGGTGGTGGCAAGAGCGCTGACATCAAGGGACGTATCGAACAGATTCGTCGCGAAATCGAGAACACTACTAGCGATTACGATCGCGAGAAGCTCGATGAACGTCTGGCCAAACTTGCCGGTGGCGTAGCCAAGGTCAACGTTGGCGCTGCGACCGAAAGCGAAATGAAAGAGAAGAAGGCACGCGTCGAAGATGCACTGCACGCAACGCGCGCTGCAGTGGAAGAAGGTATTCTTCCTGGTGGTGGTGTCGCCCTGTTGCGTGCCAGCTCCAGCCTGACTCCCGCAGACAGCCTGAGCCACGACGAAAAGGTTGGTTACAACATCATCGTCCGCTCGTGCCGCGCTCCACTCACGATGATCAGTGAGAATGCTGGTAAAGACGGTGGTATCGTCTGCGAGAAGGTCTCGGAACTGAAGGGGAACATGGGATACAACGCTCTGACCGACGTCTACGAAGACATGGTCAAGGCTGGCGTAATCGACCCCACGAAGGTAACTCGCACGGCACTAGCTAACGCAGCCAGCGTAGCCACTCTACTGCTCACGAGTGACGCCTTGATCGCTGAAAAGCCAAAGGCTGACAAGGGTGGCAAGGGCCACGGCGGCGACCACGACATGTACTAGGGCTCAGTAACGAGTGCTAGAACTACCTTACCTAAACGGCATGCCATACGGCGTGCCGTTTTTTATTGGCGGCGGTCAATCTTGGTATCCAGTACCACGTGGGTTCTGAACAGTCGGTCATGGAGGGCCATTCGGCTCGGTCCCAAAACAAGGATCAGATTGAGCAGGATAATGATCTCGTCCAGCGGTGCGAGAATGACCGCCACTAAATCCAGCCCACATGCCATCGCAAAGACGGTGAAGGAACTGACCCACAGGGGAACATAGCGAAAGAGACTGCGGAACAAACGGGTTCGCGGCCGTATCAATAAACCATGCGTATCGACAACTCGCAATTGAAACAGATAGCGACCAACAGTTCGCCAGCCACGCCATTCCATCCAGGTCGCGACGAGTGGCACGAGCGGCGCTAGTAGTCCGAGCCGAGCCAAGCGCTGCGTGAGCAGATGGATATAGTAGGCAAGCGTTTCATCCTGACGTGAGAGGATCTCGATCTGTTCGACGATCTGAGGGGTGAACAGCGCGGCTAGGCTTAGCAGCAATAGGAAGAGGCCCCAGAAGGCCAAATCGACGAGATAAGCCATACTTCGATTGAGCAGCCCCGCGTTGGTTACCCCCACCGGTGCCAAATCGTCCAGCACGTGCGCCAGTTCGACGTAATTCGCATATCGCTCTGCGGGCTCTCGAGCGGTCAGCTTCGCGATAACCTCCCGCCACTGCTCTGGTACGGAGTTGGGCCATTTTTCGGGAAAGGCGATTTGCGCTCGGCGCTGACTCCGCAATTGCTCGCGGAGGGTCGAACCAACAATCGCGTAGGGCCGCCGTCCGAAACTTAGTTCGAAGAGGGTGACGCCCAAGGAATACATGTCGCTTTGGTCGCTGGGATCGCCACCGATGACCAACTCAGGCGCCATGTAGCTCAAGGTGCCACTGACGCCATTTTTGGGGGAAGTCTGCTCGGTTTTCGCCAGCCCAAAGTCGCTTAATTTAACGGTCTTGTCGCCTGTCAGAATCAGATTGCTGGGTTTAATGTCCCCGTGGACCAGGCCATGCACGCTGGCGTGTTTCAGTGCGGCTACCACTTGCTGTGCATAGTGAATCACTTCCCCAAAGGGGAGCGGACCATTGGCAATCAGGGCCCCAAGCGTAGGCCCTGGCAGCAATTCCATGGCTAGGAAGGGCTCCTCGCCGACGCGTCCGACATAGTAAATGGTGACGACGTTGGGATGGTTCAATTTCGCTTGCGAAACCGCTTCATCCAACAGGCGGGCGACTTGCTTTGCCCCGTCGCCCTCGCCACCCTCCTGTGCCGACCGCATGACCTTCACCGCCACCAATCGCTGCAGCGACTCGTCTTGGGCGCGGTAGACGGCCCCCATGCCGCCATAGCCCAGCTTTGCTAAGAGTCGAAAGTGCCCCAGGACTTCGCCGGTGCGGTCTGGTCCATCCGCTAGATGGAAGGAGGTGCCGCTTCCAACTTCTGCGCAAAACGATACCGTGTGCGTCGTATCGCCGCCTCGGAGATCTACGGTACGCCCGCAGGTCTCGCAGACTCCTTCGCCCCCCACTTGGATTTGGACGTTCCCTCCGCAGGAGCACCGGTAGGTAACACTCCGGGGCACTGGCGTCGGCTCATCGGGACTGAAGCTGCTTTCCATGAAATGCCTTGACACTTACGGCAAACAAGTAGGTGAGAGGGTAAGTCTGCGGTTGAAGTGGCTTTTGCAGCATGCTTCCGAGGTAGGGTTCCTGAACCTCAAATCCTACCAGCAAGTTCCCACACTGCCTGCACGTAGGAGGCGACCGTTGTGCAAAATGTTCGTTTCTCGCGCTCCATTTTCCACGGCCTTCGAAAGGGGTAGATCCGACTTTGCGGATCATCGTATAGTGTGTCCCCCATTTATTATGCTAACTGGGTTCAAGCCAGAAAACAGTGATCGGGCTTGCGTTCCACGCGTTAAGCTAGAAATAGGAATAATCTCGCCCCCCAAGATCCTATTTCCATCCCCACTCCACTCCTACCTCCATTGATCGGCCCCTATGGCTAATGTCGAGCAATGCATCGAGTATCAGTTGCGATGCTATCAAGCGGACAACCGCGAAACTGGAATCGGCAGTTTGTGGCAAGACCAGCATCGGCATGTGCGTTTCTTTGAAGGCGAAGAACTGCTCTTATCGGGGACGGTTCCACAACTCCCGCTGGTGGATCCTCCAGAGTCACCACTGGAGAGAGACGTCTTTAAATACAGACGTGATAAATCACTGATCTATGGGGTTCTCCCGATCGTCGGCAGCGGAGCTTTCAGCAAGCGGCTTCCCAAGCAATTGTGCGCACCCTTGGCATTCTTTCATTGCACTCTGACGCCTTGCCGGGGATCACACATTGCGTTGCAACCGGAACTCAATGACTTGAAACTGAATTGGCCCGTCTTGCTTGCGATTGCCGCCGAGACCAAGGCCGACGAAGGAGCCCTCGAGGCTATCCTGCTCGAATTGCCGTCTCCTCCTTGGCCGCGTAGTCAGCTTCATAGTATCGCCGCCAGTCTTTCTGAAGCGCTTCCCGCGGTCGACTTCACTCCTCTGGGGAGTTTCCCGCAACTCCTCACTTCCAAACAATTGCAACAAACTCGTGCATCCGCCTCGGCAGCACTTCAGTGTCACCCCGCCGCCGCGATGGCATTGATCCCCAACTCTCCCGATACGCGCGGGGTTCTATTCGAGTTATCGGAACTTTCTGCAGCCAGCAGACGCCGTGAGCTTTCTCCCCCTCTCAACGCGATCTTCACTGAGGAAGCAATCCCCTCGAATCCGCGGCCTTCCCATCGCCCGCTTGCCCCAACGGTGTTGAGCGCAGCCCAACGCCAAGCGCTAGCCAACGCAGCTTCCCAGCCACTTTCCATTATCGTTGGCCCGCCTGGTACCGGAAAATCGCACACGATCTCTGCGATCGTGTTGGACCATTTGGCTCGGAATGAATCCGTGCTGGTTGCATCCAAAATGGATCAGGCTGTTGACGTCGTTACCCAGAAGATCGAAGACTTGCTGGGACCTCATGATGCAGTCGTTCGCGGCGGTAGAAAGCGGCATATGAGGCAGATGACTTCCACACTCGACAATCTCCTCAGCGGAATTCACTCCCCCCCTCCATCCGACGTGGCAGCCAGGAAGCTGGAGAGTCAATTGCGCAAGAGGGATCGACAGCTGTCGCGCGTCGAGAAGTCGCTAAAGGCCAGCTTTCGTCGCGAAATTGCTTGGGGCTCACGCTACGCGACTCCCCCAGCTAGCATGTTCGAGCGTCTCTACCGCCCACTTGCCAAAGGCTTTCACGATTGGCTATTGAGTACTCTCGACTGTTGGGAGGAAATCGCTAAGTACGAACAACTGCTCGAATCAAGAGTTCAGCACTGCCAGCTTTTTCTCCGACAACGGCTCCACGAACGCGTGCAAAGATTGCTCCGTCGCCGTCGCCAGGACCTCAGCAAGTTTCTTCAAGCACTTAAGGCGCGAAGCGATGGAAAACAGCAGCGATTGTTTCGCGAAATTGATTTTTCGTTGCTTCTGGATGCGTTCCCAGCTTGGCTGTGCAAACTTTCCGATTTGTCAGACGTATTGCCATCTACGCGACAATTGTTTGATGTTGCGATCTTGGATGAAGCGTCGCAGTGCGATATTGCCAGTTGCCTGCCACTGATGCAAAGGGCCCGTCGCGTCGTGATTGTGGGAGACTCTCAGCAACTCAAGCATATCTCCTTCTTAGCCGAAGACCGGCAAGCTGCGATTGCACAAGAATGCCAATTGAGCGAGTCCCAACAGCAGTTGCTGCACTATCGCAACCAATCCATCATTGATCTATGCAGCGATTCAGCCAGACAACAAGAGCAAGTCGTCTTTTTGAATGAGCACTTCCGGAGTTTGCCGCCCATCATTCGATTTAGCAATTCGGAATTCTATCGCAATTCCCTTTCGATTATGAGGCACAGCGAATACCCAGCCGACTCCGAAATTCCAGCAGAGGAAGAATTGGAAACGGGTTTGAAAGTGTTGCATGTCGCAGGTCAACGTGACGGCAATGGTCGCAACGCGACGGAAGCTGAGTTGATTGTGAAACACGTGGTTGGTCTCTTCGAAAGCCCG
Coding sequences within it:
- the groL gene encoding chaperonin GroEL (60 kDa chaperone family; promotes refolding of misfolded polypeptides especially under stressful conditions; forms two stacked rings of heptamers to form a barrel-shaped 14mer; ends can be capped by GroES; misfolded proteins enter the barrel where they are refolded when GroES binds), with product MAKIIAFDQEAREAIRRGVSKLARAVKVTLGPKGRNVILQKSFGSPTVTKDGVTVAKEIDLEDVYENMGARMVREVASKTSDVAGDGTTTATVMAEAIFNEGLKSVIAGVNPIQMKTGMEKAVSDITDKLHSMAKKIRDKAEMADVATIAANNDREIGNLLADAMENVGKDGVVTVDEGKSLHTELEFVEGMQFDRGYLSPYFVTEAGSMEVVLDEPYILVFEKKISNIKDLVPVLEKVVQQGKPLLIIAEDVDGEALATLVINRLRGTLNICAVKAPGYGDRRKAMMEDIAILTGGQAIFEALGTKLESIGLAELGRAKRIIIDKDNTTIIEGGGKSADIKGRIEQIRREIENTTSDYDREKLDERLAKLAGGVAKVNVGAATESEMKEKKARVEDALHATRAAVEEGILPGGGVALLRASSSLTPADSLSHDEKVGYNIIVRSCRAPLTMISENAGKDGGIVCEKVSELKGNMGYNALTDVYEDMVKAGVIDPTKVTRTALANAASVATLLLTSDALIAEKPKADKGGKGHGGDHDMY
- a CDS encoding AAA domain-containing protein — protein: MANVEQCIEYQLRCYQADNRETGIGSLWQDQHRHVRFFEGEELLLSGTVPQLPLVDPPESPLERDVFKYRRDKSLIYGVLPIVGSGAFSKRLPKQLCAPLAFFHCTLTPCRGSHIALQPELNDLKLNWPVLLAIAAETKADEGALEAILLELPSPPWPRSQLHSIAASLSEALPAVDFTPLGSFPQLLTSKQLQQTRASASAALQCHPAAAMALIPNSPDTRGVLFELSELSAASRRRELSPPLNAIFTEEAIPSNPRPSHRPLAPTVLSAAQRQALANAASQPLSIIVGPPGTGKSHTISAIVLDHLARNESVLVASKMDQAVDVVTQKIEDLLGPHDAVVRGGRKRHMRQMTSTLDNLLSGIHSPPPSDVAARKLESQLRKRDRQLSRVEKSLKASFRREIAWGSRYATPPASMFERLYRPLAKGFHDWLLSTLDCWEEIAKYEQLLESRVQHCQLFLRQRLHERVQRLLRRRRQDLSKFLQALKARSDGKQQRLFREIDFSLLLDAFPAWLCKLSDLSDVLPSTRQLFDVAILDEASQCDIASCLPLMQRARRVVIVGDSQQLKHISFLAEDRQAAIAQECQLSESQQQLLHYRNQSIIDLCSDSARQQEQVVFLNEHFRSLPPIIRFSNSEFYRNSLSIMRHSEYPADSEIPAEEELETGLKVLHVAGQRDGNGRNATEAELIVKHVVGLFESPLSGSPEVLPSIGVVSPFREQVEYLRKQFDQHLSLEQMQSIDLLVGTAHSFQGEERDVVHLSLTLDDQAHSASFRFLESPNLLNVAITRARHLQRVYHSFQLNTLRMDSLVRRYLESAPHHRATTPKGQNFHHDEFRSAVAAALSERGHLTEVDFPIGGFHLDLLMRGHGSLLGIDLVGYPGMLMDAFQLERYRMLRRAGLHVYPLSYRSWLQSPEAAIERALSTLKAFPAAS
- a CDS encoding serine/threonine-protein kinase, translated to MESSFSPDEPTPVPRSVTYRCSCGGNVQIQVGGEGVCETCGRTVDLRGGDTTHTVSFCAEVGSGTSFHLADGPDRTGEVLGHFRLLAKLGYGGMGAVYRAQDESLQRLVAVKVMRSAQEGGEGDGAKQVARLLDEAVSQAKLNHPNVVTIYYVGRVGEEPFLAMELLPGPTLGALIANGPLPFGEVIHYAQQVVAALKHASVHGLVHGDIKPSNLILTGDKTVKLSDFGLAKTEQTSPKNGVSGTLSYMAPELVIGGDPSDQSDMYSLGVTLFELSFGRRPYAIVGSTLREQLRSQRRAQIAFPEKWPNSVPEQWREVIAKLTAREPAERYANYVELAHVLDDLAPVGVTNAGLLNRSMAYLVDLAFWGLFLLLLSLAALFTPQIVEQIEILSRQDETLAYYIHLLTQRLARLGLLAPLVPLVATWMEWRGWRTVGRYLFQLRVVDTHGLLIRPRTRLFRSLFRYVPLWVSSFTVFAMACGLDLVAVILAPLDEIIILLNLILVLGPSRMALHDRLFRTHVVLDTKIDRRQ
- a CDS encoding co-chaperone GroES, with protein sequence MATATKKKEATKIKLQPLGDRLVVQREESQERTEGGIYLPDSAKDKPTRGTVVSIGDGKLLDDGSRGAMQVKVGDVVLFTSYAGENIEIGDVEYVLMGESEVLAVLE